Within the Paenibacillus sp. AN1007 genome, the region CCTGATAAAGAACAATCTAAGAAGCAAACAATATCAGTCACAAAGAAAGAGGTAGATAGAATGGTTCGATTCGGTGTAGTAGGTACCAACTGGATTACAGAAAGGCTGCTGGAATCTGCTGTTCAGGTGGAAGGTTTCCAGCTTACGGCGGTATTCTCCCGGACAGCGGATAAGGCAAACGCATTTGCAGACCGGTATGATGCGCCCTATCGGTTCACGGATCTGGAGGAGATGGCGGCCAGCGACACACTGGATGCGGTATATATCGCCACGCCGAATACGCTCCATGCAGCACAGGCTGAGCTTTTTCTGAGAAACGGCAAGCATGTATTGTGCGAGAAACCCCTTGCAGCTAATAGTGCAGAAGTACAAAGCATGATCGAGACCGCACAAAAGCATAATGTGCTGCTGATGGAAGCGATGAAGTCGACACTCGTTCCCGTGTTCAAAAGTGCGGCACAGCATCTATCCAAAATTGGGCCTGTTCGCAAGTACATAGCAGGTTATTCGCAGTATTCTTCACGTTATGACAAGTATAAGGAAGGCATTGTGCTAAACGCATTTAAGCCGGAACTCGCGAACGGAGCGTTGATGGACCTGGGCGTGTATTGTTTATATCCGCTCATCACTTTGTTTGGGGCGCCGCAGCAGGTGCAGGCCCAGGCTATGATGCTGGAATCCGGCGTAGACGGACAGGGGAGCGTGCTGCTGCAGTATGACGGAATGGATGCGGTTGTAACGTATTCCAAGATCGCCAATTCGCACGTACCGAGTGAAATTATGGGTGAGCGCGGCAGCATGATTATTGATAAGATTGGTTCACCTGAACACGCCGAGATTCGTTACAATGATGGAACTGTAGAGACCCTAACGGTAGAGCAGCAGCATCCTGCGATGTATTATGAAGTGGAGGAGTTTGTCAATCTGGTACAGCAGGGGAAGAAGGAATCCGATATGAACACGTATGAACGCTCCTATCAAACGATGCAGGTGATGGATCAGATCAGACGGCAGATTGGACTTGTTTTTCCTAATGATTAATGGAAGGAAGCGAATGAGATGAGCCGAGACGAGCAGAGAAGTGTGAACGAGAATGAAGAGAGCAGCCTGGAGCTGGCACAGATTATTTTTATCGGTAGGACCTTTGAGGAATACATGAGCATGTTTCAACTGACAGAGCAGGAGCTTGGGGGCAGGGCCATTCTGGATTGTCCCGGAGGTGCATGTTCGTTCAGCAGTGAAGCTCGCAAGCATGGGGCTTATCCTGCAGCAGCGGATATCGTTTACCATTATGGCATTCATGAGCTGGAAACGAAGGGACTGCAGGATATTGAACACACGATGAAACAGATGCAGACTGCACAGGGAATGTATGTATGGGATCGCTTCGGTTCTATAGAGGGATTAAGGCAGGAACGGCTGCGTGCGATTACGGCGTGTGCGGCGGATATGAGACGTCATCCTGACCATTACGTGCCCGCTGTATTACCTGAACTGCCTTTTGATGATGAACAATTTGATCTGACTTTATCGGCGCATTTCCTGTTCACGTATGCTGACCGGTTTAATTTTGACTTTCATGTTCAAACGCTGCTGGAAATGCTGCGAGTAACCAGAGAGGAGCTGCGTATCTTTCCGACCGTTGACCTTACAGGCAGACGTTATGAACACATGGATGAACTCAAGCTTCTCTTGGAAAACAAGGGTTACTGCGTGTCTGAAGTCAGAACGTCATATGAATTCCAGCGAAATGCCCATACGATGCTTCGTATTTTGAAGCCGTCATAAACATAGGATTGGAGGGAAATAAGATGAAAAAAGTACTTATTCTCGGAGGTACGCGTTTCTTTGGCAAACGTCTCGTGGACCATCTGTTATGGGAAGGGAAGTCAGAGATCACGGTTGCTACACGCGGACAGACCGAAGCTGATTTTGGAGCGGAAGTAAAGCGAATCCGTATGGACCGGGAGAACCCGCAGTCCGTAGCAGAGGCGGCACAGTCGGATCAGTGGGATGTGGTGTATGATAATATCTGCTACTCACCGAATGAGGCGAAAGCTGCCTGTGAAGCGTTTGCAGGACGTACCAAGAAGTATGTGTTAACCTCTACGCTATCCGTGTATGGAGAACCGAGACCGGGATTTGTGGAGACCGATTTCGATCCGTATACGTATCCACTGCAGTACGGAAACAAGGAGGATTTTAATTACGGTGAAGGCAAGAGACTTGCCGAGGCTGTATTCTTTCAAACCGCTTCCTTTCCTGTAGCTGCCATGCGTATTCCGATTGTACTCGGAATAGACGATTATACCAAAAGACTTCATTTTCATATTAAACATGTGCAGAAGGGAAAACCGATCGGCATGCCTAATCCTGAAGCTGAGATTGGTTTCATTCATTCCACTGAAGCTGCAAGATTCCTTGCGTGGCTTGGGAATGTGCCTTTGACTGGACCTGTGAATGCAGCGTCCAAAGGCTCCATTACACTTACAGCCATGATGCATTTGATTGAAACGGTGACGGGGATGCAGTCCCAGATTTTGAAGCGGACCGTGGACGAAGACATGTCACCCTTTGGAGTGGAGCAGTCGTGGACTATGGACACCTCTAAAGCAGAACAGGCCGGATATACATTTGAAGCTCTGATGGATTGGTTTCCAGGCCTTGTGCGTGAGGTTGCGCTCGCTCTGCAGTCAGAACGATGAGCGGGAAGGCATAGGTGAAGCAGGATGAACCGGAAGTGATTGCCGGGACATCCTGCTTTTTGTACTTTTTGATGTGTATTCGTATGAAATATAAGTCAGTCACGAGGTGGGGGCGCAGCGGAAGCACGGATTCGCAGCTCGGAAGGGAGGATTATCGTTTGAACATCAGGAGGAAGCTTTCCTTCAATCCGATCCATCAGCATCTGCATTCCCTGATATCCGAATTCGTACGCAGGCTGTGCTCTAACGGTCAGAAAAGGATCAAAGGCGGAAGCCAGATCCAGGTCATCGAAGCAAACCACAGAGATGTCTTCAGGGACCTTAAGTCCACGCCTGCGCAGCAGGCGAATAACTCCAATCGCGAGCATGTTATTGGCTGCAAAAATGGCTGTAGGTTTCTGTGATCGAGACAGCAGTTTCCCCAGTCCTTCATCATCACTGAAATCCCGATAGTTGGTACGAAGGATCAGTGAAGGATCAGGAGCAATGCCAGCTTCAACAAGTCCCTCTATATAGCCTTCTTCACGGAGTCTGGCTGTAGAGACCTCAGACGAACCGTTGACCAGCGCGACGTATTGGTGACCTAGGCTAATGAGGTAGCGCATAAGCTCTACAGCGCCTTCACGGCTGTCTCCTGCAATCAGATCAGAAGTGATTTCAGGTACAGTTCGATCCAAAAACACAAACGGAATATGTCGCGCCTGTAATTGCTGTAGATGAATCAGTGAACGGTCTCCCGCAGGTGCAAACAGCACTCCATCCACACGTGTCGACAAGATGGCTTCCACATACTCTTTTTCTTTTCGGTAATCTTCATCACTGTTACCAAACAGAACGCGGTAGCCCCGAAGATGCGCAGCATCTTCAGCACCACGGGCGAGTGTTGTATAAAAAGGATTGGTGATGTCCGTTATAAGCAGTGAAAGCATCTGAGTTCGCTGCAGTACCAGACTTCTCGCGTTGGAATTCGGAATATAACCCAGCTCATCGATGACCTGCTGCACCCGCTCTCGTGTGGCCGTACTGATACGACCGGTGCGATTAATGACTTTGGAGACCGTCATTGCGGAGACATTGGCTTTTTTGGCGATATCATAGATTGTAATCAAAGGGATCGGACCTTTCCGCAGCATAGTCCTTCCATTCTATAGGATAAAGGCGATTGACAGCAAGATAGCCGCGTGCTATGTTAGGGTTACCGATAACCCTAATTGAGATTTAGGATGGAGTTTAACTTCAGTACTTAAATTAGGATGTTCTATATTCTTGATCAGAAAGTGATGTAATACACGTCGTTACTACGATAATCCGCAACATATTTATACATTGGCACAGCAGCCGTTCTCGTTATTTTCATGATTGTTCCATTGTCCCCGAGGTACAGTGAATGACATTTGATGATAATTAATGAGGGCGGTTTATTATTTTTGATACATGTAAACGCATTCAGATTTGGAGAAATTCAAACATAGTGGTTATCGGCTCCATCCCGCAGCATATGATTCCATTGCCCCCAACAGTACAGCTTATCGTTCAGTCAGAATATTCTCAATTCCACATGCATTTTGTTCAAAATGCACTAAAAGGAGGACGTTCTCGCATGACTCATCAGGATTATCGTTACAATCAGGCTTTTCCCAAAATTGGTATTCGTCCCACTATCGATGGCAGACGCAAAGGTGTGCGTGAGTCATTGGAAGAACAAACGATGCGGATGGCGACATCGGTAGCGGAACTGCTCTCGACTGAACTTTATTACGCAGATGGTTCGCCGGTAGAATGCGTTGTTGCCGAAACCTGTATCGGCGGTGCTGCTGAAGCAGCGCAGGCATCTGCACTGTTCAGTCGTTCTAATGTAGGCGTAACGATTACCGTAACTCCATGCTGGTGTTATGGTACAGAAACGATGGATATGTCACCATCCATTCCGACAGCGATCTGGGGTTTTAACGGTACTGAACGACCAGGGGCAGTATATTTGGCGGCTGTGCTTTCCGCTCACGCCCAGAAGGGCATCCCTGCGTTCGGAATCTATGGGGAGGATGTGCAGGACGGCGGGGACTCGACCATTCCAGATGATGTGCGTGAGAAGCTGCTTCGCTTCAGTCGTGCCGGTCTTGCGGCAGCGACGATGAAGGGGCAGGCGTATTTGTCCATCGGCTCTGTATCGATGGGGATTGCGGGTTCCATCGTGAATGATTCTTTTTTTCAGGAATATCTGGGCATGCGAAACGAGTATGTGGATATGAGCGAACTGACACGGCGGATTGAAGAGGAAATTTATGATCCTGAAGAATACAAGCTGGCACTTGCCTGGGTGAAGGAAAATTGCAAGGAAGGTCCGGATAACAATCCAGAGCATCTCCAGTCAGATCGGAAACGCAAAGACGCTGAGTGGGAAACGGTTGTGAAGATGACACAAATTGTACGTGATCTGATGGCCGGCAATCCGAAACTGGCGGAACTCGGATATGAAGAGGAGGCTATGGGTCACCACGCCATTGTATCCGGATTTCAGGGACAGCGGCAGTGGACGGATCACGCACCGAATGGAGATTTTCTGGAGTCCATCCTGAATTCCTCGTTCGACTGGAACGGTAAACGCGCCCCGTACCTTGTCGCAACCGAAAATGACAGTCTGAACGGTGTATCGATGTTGTTTGGCTCATTACTGACACATTCAGCTCAGATTTTTGCAGACGTGCGAACGTATTGGAGCCCTGATTCGGTCAAACGGGTGACAGGTCATCTTTTGGAAGGACACGCTGCATCAGGGATTTTACACCTGATTAACTCCGGTTCTGCCGCACTCGACGGTACCGGCGAGCAATCAAGGGATGGTAAGCCTGCGCTTAAGCCATTTTGGGAAATTACGGATGAAGAAATACAGCATTGTCTGAAAGCCACCTCCTGGAGACCGGCTTCCGTTGAATACTTCCGCGGCGGCGGATACTCGGCTGACTTTCTTACGAAAGGCGGTATGCCTGTGACCATGACTCGTTTGAATCTGGTGAAAGGACTCGGGCCGGTGCTGCAGATTGCTCAGGGTTACACGGTCGATCTGCCAGAGCACGTACATGACACGCTGGACCATCGGACCGATCCGACATGGCCTTCAACCTGGTTTGCGCCCATTCTGACGGGCTCGGGAGCGTTTACTTCCGTGTATGAAGTGATGAATCAATGGGGGGCGAACCATGGTTCGATCTCCTATGGACACATCGGTGCGGATTTGATCACGCTGGCATCGATACTGCGTATTCCAGTGAATATGCACAATGTGCCTGAAGCAGACATTTTCCGTCCGCGGGTCTGGGGAATGTTTGGTACAAGTGAGGCGGAGGGTGCGGATTATCGCGCTTGTCAAGTGTTCGGACCGTTATATCGTTGAACTGCTGTCTGAAGGAGGCTTTCAATATGGGCAATCAAGCTTCATATGTGCTTGCTGCCGATTTCGGCGCCGGCAGTGGCCGGGTAGTACGCGGAGCTTTGGACGGTCGCAGGCTGACGCTGCAGGAGGTCCATCGCTTCGCGAATGAACCTGTACAGCTTGGGGATGAATTGTGTTGGGACTTCCTTCGCCTGTTCCATGAGCTGAAGCAGGGCATTCAAAAAGGGGTGGAAGGCACGTCATCCCCGGTGCAGTCTATTGCTGTTGATACCTGGGGCGTCGACTACGCGCTGGTCGACGGTGCGGGAAGACTGCGCAGGAACCCGCGTCATTATCGTGATGCGCGTCATGCGAAATTCATGAACGACGTGCTTGCTGTGGTCAGTGAACGAGAACTGTACTCGATGTCCGGTGTACTGCCCCAGCAGATCAATACCCTATTTCAGTTATTTGGTCACCTTCAGGAAAGTGCAGCGGAAGCAGACGAAGACACACGTCTGTTATTCATGCCCGATCTGTTCCATTATTATTTATCAG harbors:
- a CDS encoding Gfo/Idh/MocA family oxidoreductase, with the translated sequence MVRFGVVGTNWITERLLESAVQVEGFQLTAVFSRTADKANAFADRYDAPYRFTDLEEMAASDTLDAVYIATPNTLHAAQAELFLRNGKHVLCEKPLAANSAEVQSMIETAQKHNVLLMEAMKSTLVPVFKSAAQHLSKIGPVRKYIAGYSQYSSRYDKYKEGIVLNAFKPELANGALMDLGVYCLYPLITLFGAPQQVQAQAMMLESGVDGQGSVLLQYDGMDAVVTYSKIANSHVPSEIMGERGSMIIDKIGSPEHAEIRYNDGTVETLTVEQQHPAMYYEVEEFVNLVQQGKKESDMNTYERSYQTMQVMDQIRRQIGLVFPND
- a CDS encoding L-fucose isomerase produces the protein MTHQDYRYNQAFPKIGIRPTIDGRRKGVRESLEEQTMRMATSVAELLSTELYYADGSPVECVVAETCIGGAAEAAQASALFSRSNVGVTITVTPCWCYGTETMDMSPSIPTAIWGFNGTERPGAVYLAAVLSAHAQKGIPAFGIYGEDVQDGGDSTIPDDVREKLLRFSRAGLAAATMKGQAYLSIGSVSMGIAGSIVNDSFFQEYLGMRNEYVDMSELTRRIEEEIYDPEEYKLALAWVKENCKEGPDNNPEHLQSDRKRKDAEWETVVKMTQIVRDLMAGNPKLAELGYEEEAMGHHAIVSGFQGQRQWTDHAPNGDFLESILNSSFDWNGKRAPYLVATENDSLNGVSMLFGSLLTHSAQIFADVRTYWSPDSVKRVTGHLLEGHAASGILHLINSGSAALDGTGEQSRDGKPALKPFWEITDEEIQHCLKATSWRPASVEYFRGGGYSADFLTKGGMPVTMTRLNLVKGLGPVLQIAQGYTVDLPEHVHDTLDHRTDPTWPSTWFAPILTGSGAFTSVYEVMNQWGANHGSISYGHIGADLITLASILRIPVNMHNVPEADIFRPRVWGMFGTSEAEGADYRACQVFGPLYR
- a CDS encoding SAM-dependent methyltransferase — its product is MSRDEQRSVNENEESSLELAQIIFIGRTFEEYMSMFQLTEQELGGRAILDCPGGACSFSSEARKHGAYPAAADIVYHYGIHELETKGLQDIEHTMKQMQTAQGMYVWDRFGSIEGLRQERLRAITACAADMRRHPDHYVPAVLPELPFDDEQFDLTLSAHFLFTYADRFNFDFHVQTLLEMLRVTREELRIFPTVDLTGRRYEHMDELKLLLENKGYCVSEVRTSYEFQRNAHTMLRILKPS
- a CDS encoding LacI family DNA-binding transcriptional regulator, producing MITIYDIAKKANVSAMTVSKVINRTGRISTATRERVQQVIDELGYIPNSNARSLVLQRTQMLSLLITDITNPFYTTLARGAEDAAHLRGYRVLFGNSDEDYRKEKEYVEAILSTRVDGVLFAPAGDRSLIHLQQLQARHIPFVFLDRTVPEITSDLIAGDSREGAVELMRYLISLGHQYVALVNGSSEVSTARLREEGYIEGLVEAGIAPDPSLILRTNYRDFSDDEGLGKLLSRSQKPTAIFAANNMLAIGVIRLLRRRGLKVPEDISVVCFDDLDLASAFDPFLTVRAQPAYEFGYQGMQMLMDRIEGKLPPDVQTIILPSELRIRASAAPPPRD
- a CDS encoding NAD-dependent epimerase/dehydratase family protein, coding for MKKVLILGGTRFFGKRLVDHLLWEGKSEITVATRGQTEADFGAEVKRIRMDRENPQSVAEAAQSDQWDVVYDNICYSPNEAKAACEAFAGRTKKYVLTSTLSVYGEPRPGFVETDFDPYTYPLQYGNKEDFNYGEGKRLAEAVFFQTASFPVAAMRIPIVLGIDDYTKRLHFHIKHVQKGKPIGMPNPEAEIGFIHSTEAARFLAWLGNVPLTGPVNAASKGSITLTAMMHLIETVTGMQSQILKRTVDEDMSPFGVEQSWTMDTSKAEQAGYTFEALMDWFPGLVREVALALQSER